The DNA window tacagggggaagggggaaggctCTCTTAAAAATGTCACATATGCTCAAAGTGAAAATAAATAGTTTAGTCAGTACCCATTTTACTCCGTAGGAGATAGCAAAGAAAGAATACTCACAAAAAATTAGCACACACACTAGATATTATAGTTAATCAATTTGCTCAAGATAGCTTAAAAGATAGCAGACCTATAAGAAGGCACTAATGGATAGCACAAGGGGAGGAGTCAGAGAGGTGGggttggtggggggggggagagccTCACAGCTAGTGTTTACCATTTTTATCTCAAGTAGAAAGGCAAGGTAATTTGTGGTTTAAAGAAGGCTGATCCCACTGCAATTTTACGCTCCCACAGATTACCGAGTCAGAAAAGGCATCTGTTTTAGTTAGCTCATTCAAACAAGTTACTGATTTAGTTTCAATTAAATactgataataaaaatataagacTTGAGTCTTGGGTGGTTATTCAGAAGTTTTCTTATCAACAGACCACTGTATTTCAGATGTGAATAacaacaaaggagtggttatCAAATAGGGGAAATACTGTATCAACACTTTTGTCATACCTTCTCTCTTgtgttttctttccttgttttctctttccTCTTGGGTATTCAATCAGAAAAACAAGTACACCTAGTGCTCTACATTTAAAGTCAAGGAGACAACCATGTAACTAAGGTCAACTAGAATAATGCTGGGGAGTTTGAGTTTCAGAGCTGatttcttataataatataaatataaaagtcTCTCTTGTAGTGTAGCTTTCACTGTGTGCTGTAATTTACCTGTCAACCATGAAAACTCTAAAACCtagatattttgttttatatttaacTAAAACTGCATAAAGAAATCAAGACCAATTTAACTGGGGGGTATATTAGTACATATTATAAAGAAATTATAGCTGGAGACTCCCATGAAAACCTGGAGACAGTTGGCATACGGCACTACTATAAAATTGAcaatacaaatacaattttCATTCTTTCAAACCCTGAAGAAAATTGTCTACAGTGCACTTACTACAGTGGCTACCAAGACAAAGTCTTAAGAAGTTGACTTTGATTGAAACTTATTTTATAACTAGGATGATTCCATAATGTTGTGATGTGCACTCAAGCAATTCTTTGTCATCATGGTTGGCTAGTGAAGTTAATGCCAATCAGAGCATATGTTTCTTGTATACTTTATTTGCTCCACAAAGATGTCAATGTGACTGTGTGTCATTACAGTATCTAACACCCCATTAGATGTTTtgtgtttaaaaaaaggatacaTTGAATATGCACCAAACTCATATTTCTTAAACATTCCGGCTACTCCCAAAGTTCCACCTAAAGCTAGAACTGTTCGAAAGGAAAGTTATATCTTTTAAGCATGATAATCATAATAAAACTGCTACTATGATCTGATGTGAGAAATCACTGAAATTTAGCCATTTAATcataatttcaaaattttcttATAATCGAACTTTCGAATCTTACAGTAGTGATCTTGGGTTGTTGCAGCTTTATGTGTGACAATGAAAATTGCTGATATATCAGGGttgtagcagggggtggggcacttggggcacatgccccccccaaaaaaaatattaaaaaaatttataaggaaatgaccagcaggggcgtggctgtggcCCCAATGTTGCAAAATGCAAGAACAATCCCTGTATTACATGTGAACAACAAACATTAAAGTATTTCTGTTCTGTGGGATCTGTTGCATGATTAAATACTGGTGAAGGGAAGGAGAAGGATAGTAGAATATTTGATAACAATTAAACTGGTTCACCCcatattaataaaaatacactTGAGAAAGAgatcaaaacaataacaacgccaTGGGtatcaaaacaaacacaaattgACAAATTTACTTTATATAAAATTTACAAAGCTTAATGGACAACCGTGTTCTCTCAATTAACATGGCGATAAGGTAACATGGGTAAGAAATTACATAAGTATAACATAAGCTTACTTATTACATATTAAGTAATGCACATAACAAACGACAAGGAAACATGCTAGAAGAGAAAACTTCtagaagagaaaataaaactgCATGCATGGTGTCATTAAAAACTCACCAAAGCTTGTTATCACCCCCTGTTCATTGGCCCACATTGCCCACTCGGTATGTCCCATTACTTGGGAGAGATGATGACTGCAATTCCTTCTTGTGCTTAACCTATAAGCTTACTACTTCCTCGTGTTGACTTTGGCTTCGTGTACAAATTCACGAATTATCATTTAGATTCTTGACATTTTTGCTGGTAGGACACGTAAAAGCTACAAAAAGTACTTATCCGAGAAAGAAATGACTTCTGATAACGAAATACAAAGGATTAAAAGCGATACCAACTGAACTGGACAGCGTTTCGTGTGATGGCTCGGCTCCAGTACGAGCTATTTCCGACTAGGTATTGACTACCACTCTAAAgtaaaagttaaaaaatcCTAAAAGATAAGAAAGAATTTGCAGGGCAAAATCGGTAGTAACCATTTATTAAATGAccattgtttgttttattatttatttttttaatttaattttagcTTGCTCAATATTTCTTCTTATTAAAAATGATACCGCTGACCGATCATAATAGTCACGTGGTATGTCCGCGCCAAAATTTCTCTTGAAGCTCTCGAAGCAATCATCTGTTCGGTGCAAGAAACAACTTATGCAATGGACCAACCGACTTTGACCGAGTTTTTTAGTACAAGAAAGCGGCCGATAGAAGGTGTGCACCCTGCTAAAAGAAGAAAGCTTATCGAAACTGAATCAGTGGTTTCCGAAACCCCGAAATCTGTGAGAGGAAGACAACAACGTGCAAAAACCACAACGACGACAACAAAGCCGAAGCAACGAACAACCCGAACTAGAAATGCTAAAGCTAAGGCAACGAAGGCACCCGGCAATGAGATTCACAGAGTTTTCTTGAGGTCTGTGATGCAGAAAGTGGTCGAGGAGTCTTCGAACTCAGTCAGCGAAGTCACTTCTGTCTCTGATGAGCACGATGTTATCGAAGCGACGCCATCTTTGAATGGAGTGTCTGAAAGAAAGCGCAAGACTCGACCTGAAAACGCTGCTGTGGCGGAGAAAAAGCCAGGAAGTACAATAGAGAAGGATGGAAATAGTGCCCATGATGTCAGAGACGAAATTGCTCAACCTAAAATGGAAGGAAGTATTAAAGAAAAGGCAAATAATACAAAAGGTAACCGAATGACGAAAACTTCGGGaactcgaaaacaaaaagaagcgCCTGGTTCCGAAGCTGAGCCGAGCCAAAAGGAGTCTACACCTATGCCAAGCGATGACACTATTGAGTCAAATCAGCATGAAATAACCAAGTCCCCCCTGAAACATGAGACAGTAAAGAGAAATTCAGGAGGTCTTAAAATCAACCCATGGATCGCTGAGCAAGCTAACAAAGTACTATTGAGTCGCGGAGAAGCGGCCTTGCTACTCAGTCAGCAAAAGCAAGCCAATGCCGTGAAATCTAAAGGCAAGCAATGGTCTAAGGGTAAGGGTGTGGTCCCTGGGGTGCTGTCGGAGGGGAAAGCGAAGGAGGGGCTTGAGAGAGCCCGGCAGCTAATCAAGAACATGAGATCATTGGAATCAAAAGCAGCTGAAGCTAAGGCCTCAACAGAAACGGAGAAACCGGAACGTCTACACGAGGCAGCCAAATGCCCAACATCAACAAAGTCTAAAGAAGGCTCAAAGAAAAGGTGAGACAGGTGTTGTGCAACTTACCTGGGTTAAATGGggaaaaatgagaaaaaaactaGTGAATTGGTTAATAAACAGCATTAtacaggcccatagccaggggggggggggttggaagaaccaccccatacgacttgaaggtccgccctgatgaaggaaaattgagaACCACTAGGACAAGCTACTTAAGATAAAATGATcagctaaatgggtaaacgaatacaaccccccccccccccctcccagttCAAAATaatggctacgggcctgttatAACATATTATGTATATCATTGTAGCAGTCCAAAGAAAGCACCAGCGCATGAGAGATTTCACACCATTGCTCAACCAACACCACCCCTGTCGGGTACCTCAGTTGCAGCCTTACCTCTCCCCTACAAGTACAAAGTCTTAGCAGAAATCTTCAACTGTTGCGACACAGTGGTTAACCTTCTTGGACAAAGGAATGAGGCATGCACTTTTGAGAAGCTGACTGATTCTGTCCAGAAAATGTGTAGGAAGTAAGTTATTATCACCAGTACTCCTTCAAAAAAGTATTCTTACATTTTTAACAGGCAAAGATCATATCATTCTACACATGTTTATTCTATTAATGTCTTGTAGGAGGTTTGAAAGAAGACACCTTGCACAGATTGTGAATCTTATGCCCTCAGCATTCCATGTACAACAAGTCCGTAACAGCAGCAAGTCGATCTCATACAACCTGACCATTCAGTTTGGTCCAGCAGAGAACTCCAGTACTAACCGGCTGACAGTGACCATGTCTGAGCTTCTTTCCAGGAAGAAAATTATGCAGAATGCATTGTTAAAAGTCACCAAGGAACACCACCAGGTAAAACCTAAATTGCCATCCCAGGAGCTACTATAAAATTGTTCCCTCAACATTGGGTCCCactaagttaaaaaaaaaaaacaccatttATTGTTGGGATTGTAGCATTTCCtgaaattatttttcactGTATTGCAGACATTTCTTCAGAATTTAGAAGAACCCATTTCTGTTGATAGTGATAAGATTATCAGATGGCATCCTCAATTCAAGCTAGATGAGGTCCCAGATCTTGAACAGGGTGCCCTACCAGAGGCACCTGTTGTCAAGACTTTCACCTCTGCCAAAGATGTGCTTGATCGAGGAAGGGGAAACATCCCACCTAGGGTAATGTATATCAAGAGCTTTATATCTAGTTTCCTATGGGCCATGTAATGGGTGatgattattttattaagtAGGCTTGTGACCAATAGGAACACAGGGGCTTCTATGGTCCTCAGTAGCTTTATATCTAGTTTCCCATGGGCCATGCTATTGTTTGATGATTCTTTTATTTAGTAGGCTCTTGACCAATAGAAACACAGGGGCTTCTATGGTCACCAGTAGCTGTGTATCTTGTTTCCTATGGGCCATGTTATGGGTTGAGATGATTCTTTTAAAAAGTAGGCACATGACCAATTAAAAACCAAGAGTCAAGCTGTTTGTGACattttataacattttatatattatatttctaGGTTGAAAAAGCACTCAGCAGTGTCGCCAAAAAGACAGAGGACACTCCCTCCCTCAAACTGACATTCAGCCGCACACCTGTGGACAGCCCCCCTAAGACACCTGAGAAGGCATCTAGTGGTGCTTTGAAAGGCGTCTCTCTTGATCTGCTCAATAAGGTTTGTATTTCTGTGACTTATCAATTATGCAGAGTCACAAAGAATAAATCAGACCATTCAAGATAGTAAGTCTGAGACACTCCATCAGAAATCATTGTCACAGATTTCAATCCACATGGTTATTTGATAAATTAACCTGTTGCCTCACCAACtgtataaacaaaaaagtgaagcttttTGATTATATGCAATTCAATAGAACTTGATAACCATATACAGAGCCTTAGTTCTTTGTGAGCAGTAGAGTATAATTCTGAGATGAGCTACTGTATATAAAGTATATTCCACTGTACTGTTCATTCAGTAATCTCCAAGCGTTGAAGAATGTGCAATGATGATATGTAATGTTAATGGGTTATACTTTATATTCTGATAACAGATTCGTAAGAAAGAAGCAAAAAAGTTGGAAGAAGACCTAACCAGAGATCCTGgccttgataaaaaaatgaccatGCGGGAACGCCTCCCAGAACTGTGCCGTATTCTGAAAACGTATCCTTTTTAACatagttaataataataataagctTTTTATTGCAAAGttatcaatataaaatttGATACTCAAAGAAAGCATCAACAAAATGATGGGTCATGGGAGCTCTATCATACATTACTTGCCTCGTAATCTTTCTTAACCTATGCTAGCTATTTCACTACTGAACGAAAAGCAGCAATTCCACTAGAAGATGCTGTTCTAAAGCTTTCTGAGAGTTACTCAACATCTCTCTCATCAAGTAAGTATCTTATTTAACTTGCTTATTACAAAAAACCCACACTTAATTTGCTACAGTATTAGATAAATGGTCTATGTTAGATAGTGGCATGTATGATTTGAAAATATGAGACAAAGATTTCAAAATAAGCTATAAAGAATTTCTAATCTTAAACCTGATAGAGAAAACACTTTGGGCAGGAAGGGAAAAAAACTGGAAAAACGAAAGTTAAATAATTTTTCCAATTATAACAAGTTTTGAAACCATTCACAAtccattttaatttaaaaaatggcttACCTTCTGTTTATGGAATTTTGTTGTACCTGTTTTTAAGATTGTATACTTACAATAACTTAATTTTTTATAGCTCAAGTTGATCAGCACCTTAAGCTACTATCTACGCTAGTTCCAGAATGGCTTGCAATTGTGACTGTGAGAAAGTGTCCATATCTCAAGATAAACAAGAAAGCTGACATAAACAGTGTTATAAACAAAGTTGTTACCATGGAGCTTAAATGATTGTCTTTTCCTAATAACCTGGTGTTCTTGTACATTAGTACAATTTAATTAAATCATATATTATCACTGGACACAGGAGGCCATATAACACTAGCAAATACCATTATCTCACATCTTCTATTGCAACTTTCTACATCAAAGAAACAATTTATTTTAGCTAAGATTTTTAAcattagatttttttaatgtgaatACTTTTTTCATGTACATTATACATAGAAGTTACATTGTCAATTGTTAGTTATAATTTCTGTTCTAAAATTGTAATTTACAGCTTAACTTTTGCAGTTATACTGTAAATCCTTTGGAATTACCATCAATAAAAACAGATGGCTTGCTTGGTTTCCATGCCACACAAAACTAGTTTGTATTTGTTAGATGATGTTTCTAGATCTCCCATCCCTAAGAGGGACGGGGTGACTAGGGTGGGGCTCCAAATTTGTGCAACAAAGCAGAATAAAATAAGCAGAATAGTATAGGAAATGTTTGACTGAGGGTTGAAATTACTGTAACAATGTAACATTGTGCTATCTATATTTTCTCAACGAGTAGATGTGACTTTTTAAGAGGGAGTCCACCCACCCCCTGGCATAGCATATTTCCCAGTGTATAACACACACATTTAGCCAagcaataagaaaacaaagatgTATGAAATGTTTTTGACACTCTTGTGCTGTATAGCCAAAAGCATTTTATACACTGGTAAATCAGACTGCTGGGTCTTTTTCCCAGCTGTATACTCCTATGGTTATCATCTCGTTATTAGAATTTAGTACTTTAATCTACTTTGTTAAAGGGGGACGGGCaccattataaaaaaaacaggacaTAAATTTGTAGAAGTCAGTCCTAGAGGTTTTGAATGAGGGGGCGGAGGGAATTACCCCTGCATCTGTCAC is part of the Nematostella vectensis chromosome 13, jaNemVect1.1, whole genome shotgun sequence genome and encodes:
- the LOC116615287 gene encoding DNA replication factor Cdt1 isoform X1 — its product is MDQPTLTEFFSTRKRPIEGVHPAKRRKLIETESVVSETPKSVRGRQQRAKTTTTTTKPKQRTTRTRNAKAKATKAPGNEIHRVFLRSVMQKVVEESSNSVSEVTSVSDEHDVIEATPSLNGVSERKRKTRPENAAVAEKKPGSTIEKDGNSAHDVRDEIAQPKMEGSIKEKANNTKGNRMTKTSGTRKQKEAPGSEAEPSQKESTPMPSDDTIESNQHEITKSPLKHETVKRNSGGLKINPWIAEQANKVLLSRGEAALLLSQQKQANAVKSKGKQWSKGKGVVPGVLSEGKAKEGLERARQLIKNMRSLESKAAEAKASTETEKPERLHEAAKCPTSTKSKEGSKKSSPKKAPAHERFHTIAQPTPPLSGTSVAALPLPYKYKVLAEIFNCCDTVVNLLGQRNEACTFEKLTDSVQKMCRKRFERRHLAQIVNLMPSAFHVQQVRNSSKSISYNLTIQFGPAENSSTNRLTVTMSELLSRKKIMQNALLKVTKEHHQTFLQNLEEPISVDSDKIIRWHPQFKLDEVPDLEQGALPEAPVVKTFTSAKDVLDRGRGNIPPRVEKALSSVAKKTEDTPSLKLTFSRTPVDSPPKTPEKASSGALKGVSLDLLNKIRKKEAKKLEEDLTRDPGLDKKMTMRERLPELCRILKTYFTTERKAAIPLEDAVLKLSESYSTSLSSTQVDQHLKLLSTLVPEWLAIVTVRKCPYLKINKKADINSVINKVVTMELK
- the LOC116615287 gene encoding DNA replication factor Cdt1 isoform X2 yields the protein MDQPTLTEFFSTRKRPIEGVHPAKRRKLIETESVVSETPKSVRGRQQRAKTTTTTTKPKQRTTRTRNAKAKATKAPGNEIHRVFLRSVMQKVVEESSNSVSEVTSVSDEHDVIEATPSLNGVSERKRKTRPENAAVAEKKPGSTIEKDGNSAHDVRDEIAQPKMEGSIKEKANNTKGNRMTKTSGTRKQKEAPGSEAEPSQKESTPMPSDDTIESNQHEITKSPLKHETVKRNSGGLKINPWIAEQANKVLLSRGEAALLLSQQKQANAVKSKGKQWSKGKGVVPGVLSEGKAKEGLERARQLIKNMRSLESKAAEAKASTETEKPERLHEAAKCPTSTKSKEGSKKSPKKAPAHERFHTIAQPTPPLSGTSVAALPLPYKYKVLAEIFNCCDTVVNLLGQRNEACTFEKLTDSVQKMCRKRFERRHLAQIVNLMPSAFHVQQVRNSSKSISYNLTIQFGPAENSSTNRLTVTMSELLSRKKIMQNALLKVTKEHHQTFLQNLEEPISVDSDKIIRWHPQFKLDEVPDLEQGALPEAPVVKTFTSAKDVLDRGRGNIPPRVEKALSSVAKKTEDTPSLKLTFSRTPVDSPPKTPEKASSGALKGVSLDLLNKIRKKEAKKLEEDLTRDPGLDKKMTMRERLPELCRILKTYFTTERKAAIPLEDAVLKLSESYSTSLSSTQVDQHLKLLSTLVPEWLAIVTVRKCPYLKINKKADINSVINKVVTMELK